Proteins encoded by one window of Myxocyprinus asiaticus isolate MX2 ecotype Aquarium Trade chromosome 35, UBuf_Myxa_2, whole genome shotgun sequence:
- the LOC127426037 gene encoding V-type proton ATPase subunit S1-like protein: protein MASPWRPMSLALFSFLFLQISSSHEQLSAFVEGSSDDRPSQDIRLQENGVDSDSSVFAAEAHLRRTLQPYGWQLHAPPHRKLLQYAGLLPYSPLSVAYNGKTCILFRARKLAIRYRNHSLVDLTERTFGPEAPVDTKGSFCSKDKAILNLRFGDVEDLRGLIIRLQMSNTFYESAGQNWFTLDNVHIHYNWTYEATFNATDVYAPSTNSYHCQHVSSLQKYDTLLVPSANTDHAANWHITFTDFQIQAFNVQSSKFASASDCATFFTPAILMGLITSLILLLVLAYALHMVVHLKHIDRYEEHKTTVYFPRSTEADCTDKNNL from the exons ATGGCATCACCGTGGCGCCCAATGTCTCTCGcgctattttcttttcttttcctgcaGATATCCTCGTCTCACGAGCAGCTGTCTGCCTTTGTGGAAGGGAG TTCAGATGACAGACCATCCCAAGACATCAGACTTCAAGAAA ATGGGGTTGACAGTGATAGTTCGGTGTTTGCGGCTGAAGCGCATCTCAGACGAACTCTGCAG CCATACGGATGGCAGCTACATGCTCCTCCACACAGGAAGTTGCTTCAGTATGCAGGACTGTTACCGTACTCACCTCTAAGCGTGGCTTACAACGGTAAAACCTGCATCCTCTTCAGAGCGCGCAAACTGGCCATCCGGTACAGAAATCACAGTTTAGTGGATCTGACGGAGAGAACATTTGGCCCAGAAGCACCAGTCGACACCAAAGGCTCATTCTGCAGTAAAGATAAAGCCAT ACTTAATCTACGTTTTGGCGATGTGGAAGATCTTCGAGGACTCATCATCAG GCTACAAATGTCAAACACGTTCTATGAGTCGGCAGGGCAGAACTGGTTCACTCTCGATAATGTTCACATCCACTACAATTGGACGTACGAGGCCACGTTCAATGCAACAGATGTGTACGCCCCCTCTACCAACTCGTATCACTGCCAACATGTGAGCAGTCTGCAGAAATATGACACGCTGCTGGTGCCCAGCGCCAACACGGACCATGCCGCAAACTGGCACATCACATTCACAGACTTCCAG ATCCAGGCGTTTAACGTTCAGTCCAGTAAGTTTGCATCGGCCAGCGACTGTGCGACCTTCTTCACTCCCGCAATCCTGATGGGTCTGATTACATCTCTGATCCTGCTGCTGGTGCTGGCATACGCGCTGCACATGGTGGTCCACCTGAAGCACATCGACCGTTACGAAGAGCACAAGACCACCGTCTACTTCCCTCGCAGCACAGAAGCCGACTGCACAGATAAGAACAACCTCTAG
- the LOC127426062 gene encoding 40S ribosomal protein S23: MGKCRGLRTARKLRNHRREQKWHDKQYKKAHLGTALKANPFGGASHAKGIVLEKVGVEAKQPNSAIRKCVRVQLIKNGKKITAFVPNDGCLNFIEENDEVLVAGFGRKGHAVGDIPGVRFKVVKVANVSLLALYKGKKERPRS, encoded by the exons ATGG GCAAGTGTCGTGGACTGCGTACTGCTAGAAAACTGCGGAACCACCGTCGTGAGCAGAAATGGCATGATAAACAGTACAAGAAGGCCCATTTGGGCACCGCTCTGAAGGCCAACCCCTTCGGTGGAGCTTCTCACGCCAAAGGCATCGTGCTTGAGAAAGT TGGTGTTGAAGCCAAGCAGCCCAACTCTGCCATCAGGAAGTGTGTGAGAGTCCAACTGATCAAGAACGGCAAGAAGATCACCGCTTTCGTCCCCAACGATGGCTGCTTGAACTTCATTGAG GAAAACGATGAGGTTCTGGTGGCAGGTTTCGGTCGTAAGGGACACGCCGTGGGTGATATCCCTGGTGTTCGTTTCAAGGTGGTGAAGGTGGCCAACGTATCTCTTCTGGCTCTGTACAAAGGCAAGAAGGAGAGACCCAGATCATAA